In Chlamydia serpentis, the following are encoded in one genomic region:
- the sucC gene encoding ADP-forming succinate--CoA ligase subunit beta — protein sequence MYLHEYQAKDLLASYDVLIPPYWVVSSQEEGEQLIIKSGLDSAVVKVQVHSGGRGKNGGVIVAKSREEILQAISKLLGMHFTSNQTAEGFLPVEKVLISPLVDIQAEYYIAVIMDRKLRCPALMLSKAGGMDIEEVTESHPEQLQILSLSSYGHIYNYQLRQAAKFMGWKEEVMQQGIQLIKKLTKCFYENDASLLEINPLILTPGGKLLVLDAKITIDDNALYRHPELEVLYDPSQENVRDVLAKQIGLSYIALKGNIGCIVNGAGLAMSTLDILKLHGGNAANFLDVGGGASQKQVQEAVSLVLSDESVQVLFINIFGGIMDCSVVASGLVAVMGTRDKEIPTVIRIEGTNVELGKEIVQQSGVPCQFVSSMEEGARLAVALSM from the coding sequence ATGTATCTTCATGAGTACCAAGCTAAAGACCTCTTAGCCTCCTATGATGTGCTTATTCCTCCATACTGGGTAGTATCTTCACAGGAAGAAGGGGAACAGCTCATTATTAAATCAGGGTTAGATTCTGCTGTAGTTAAAGTACAAGTCCACTCTGGAGGAAGAGGAAAAAATGGTGGAGTTATTGTAGCAAAATCTCGAGAGGAAATTTTACAAGCTATATCCAAATTATTGGGGATGCATTTTACTAGTAATCAGACTGCGGAAGGATTTCTTCCCGTGGAGAAGGTTTTGATATCCCCACTTGTTGATATACAAGCAGAATATTATATAGCGGTGATTATGGATCGGAAGCTTCGCTGCCCAGCTCTCATGCTTTCCAAAGCAGGAGGCATGGATATCGAAGAAGTTACTGAATCCCATCCAGAACAGTTACAGATTCTTTCGCTCTCCTCTTATGGACATATTTATAATTACCAACTCCGCCAAGCTGCCAAGTTCATGGGTTGGAAGGAAGAAGTTATGCAGCAGGGTATTCAGTTAATTAAGAAGCTTACTAAGTGCTTTTATGAAAATGATGCATCTCTATTAGAGATTAACCCCTTGATTTTGACTCCAGGTGGTAAGCTTCTTGTTTTAGATGCTAAAATCACCATAGATGACAATGCTTTATATCGTCATCCTGAATTAGAAGTGCTTTATGATCCTTCTCAAGAGAATGTTCGTGATGTTCTGGCCAAGCAAATTGGACTGTCTTACATTGCTTTGAAGGGAAACATTGGCTGCATCGTCAATGGTGCAGGACTTGCTATGAGTACTTTGGATATTTTGAAGTTACATGGTGGGAATGCAGCAAATTTCCTAGATGTAGGAGGAGGGGCTTCTCAAAAACAAGTCCAAGAAGCGGTATCGTTAGTCCTATCCGATGAGAGTGTGCAAGTGCTTTTCATCAATATTTTTGGAGGAATTATGGATTGTTCTGTAGTTGCTTCTGGGCTTGTTGCAGTTATGGGAACAAGAGATAAAGAGATCCCTACGGTGATTCGTATCGAAGGGACAAATGTAGAATTAGGAAAAGAAATTGTTCAGCAATCTGGAGTTCCTTGTCAATTTGTCTCTTCGATGGAAGAAGGTGCTAGGCTTGCTGTAGCTTTGAGTATGTAG
- a CDS encoding DUF648 domain-containing protein, protein MKIYAFFSEVSSGIQNRLMAELDSWFSLGGKRLKVNSLDRFNKDQRIKENAAIAACKRILIIMLAFILIPFILVACIFHYLMHTHFRCVKVPSKLSKTPVYKCHQAKIEEILDLLNLQTVKWPSKCLHKQMVFANEGEEKVIQEMRLSETEEEISLNGKQKLVRLLLMHFFNPPQRSRILSSDGHGVSFPVFHRVKTENEFVEGESEIRSIEEMWALLDKGSNRTIWFSVFFEVSSTEAGVLKEGYVGQILKRLNAVLRASLGQTITLVPDLTMLCFSMYFPGSLYWEDIQTT, encoded by the coding sequence ATGAAAATCTATGCATTTTTTTCTGAAGTGTCTTCTGGGATTCAGAATCGGTTGATGGCAGAATTAGACTCTTGGTTTTCGTTGGGTGGGAAGCGTTTAAAAGTTAACAGTTTAGACCGATTTAATAAGGATCAGCGAATAAAAGAAAATGCTGCAATAGCTGCCTGTAAAAGAATCCTTATCATTATGTTAGCCTTTATCTTAATCCCATTTATCTTGGTGGCCTGTATATTTCATTATCTAATGCATACACACTTTAGGTGTGTAAAGGTCCCCAGCAAACTTTCTAAAACTCCTGTCTATAAATGTCATCAAGCTAAGATAGAGGAAATTTTAGATCTCCTAAATTTACAAACAGTGAAATGGCCCTCAAAATGTCTTCATAAACAAATGGTCTTTGCAAATGAAGGAGAAGAAAAAGTAATTCAAGAAATGCGATTATCAGAGACTGAAGAAGAGATTAGTCTTAACGGAAAACAGAAATTAGTACGTTTACTTCTGATGCATTTTTTTAATCCTCCACAAAGATCCCGTATACTATCTTCTGATGGTCATGGAGTTTCTTTCCCTGTATTTCATAGGGTGAAGACAGAAAATGAATTTGTTGAAGGTGAATCGGAAATACGATCCATAGAAGAGATGTGGGCGCTTTTAGATAAGGGAAGTAACAGGACTATATGGTTTTCTGTGTTTTTTGAAGTGTCCTCAACAGAAGCAGGTGTTTTAAAAGAAGGATATGTAGGTCAGATTTTGAAGAGACTGAATGCTGTGTTAAGAGCTTCTTTAGGTCAAACAATCACTCTAGTTCCAGACTTAACCATGCTTTGTTTTTCTATGTATTTCCCTGGCTCTTTATACTGGGAAGATATTCAAACTACATAA
- the ftsY gene encoding signal recognition particle-docking protein FtsY: protein MFKFFSNKLQSLFRTNADINLIEYAESLFYEADFGTELTKELCARLYRTKKADESSIKELITSLLYESLEGLPYQNSEVSTTRPLVSLILGTNGSGKTTTTAKLAHYYKERSHNVMLVATDTFRAGGMDQARLWAKELGCGFVSGKPGGDAAAIAFDGIQAAIARGYSRVIIDTSGRLHVHSNLMKELSKIALVCGKALEGAPHEVLMTVDSTLGNNAVEQVRIFHDVIPLSGLIFTKVDGSAKGGTLFQIARQLQIPTKFIGYGESLKDLEEFDIDLFLEKLFAGT from the coding sequence ATGTTCAAATTCTTTAGTAACAAGCTTCAATCTTTATTTAGAACAAATGCCGATATAAATCTTATAGAATACGCTGAAAGCTTGTTTTATGAAGCAGATTTCGGAACCGAGCTGACTAAAGAGTTATGTGCTCGGCTTTATCGAACTAAAAAAGCTGATGAATCTTCTATTAAAGAGCTGATTACCTCTCTACTCTATGAATCTCTTGAGGGGCTTCCCTATCAAAATTCTGAAGTTTCTACTACACGCCCATTGGTTTCTTTAATTCTTGGGACCAACGGCTCGGGGAAAACCACAACAACAGCCAAGCTTGCTCACTATTACAAAGAACGATCTCACAACGTGATGCTCGTAGCCACAGATACATTCCGAGCTGGTGGCATGGACCAAGCACGGTTGTGGGCCAAGGAGCTGGGCTGCGGTTTTGTATCTGGGAAACCTGGTGGAGACGCCGCTGCTATCGCTTTTGATGGTATCCAGGCAGCGATAGCCCGCGGGTACTCGAGAGTCATTATTGATACATCAGGAAGACTCCACGTACACAGCAATCTTATGAAAGAGCTCTCTAAAATAGCCTTGGTTTGTGGAAAAGCGTTAGAAGGAGCCCCACACGAAGTTCTTATGACTGTTGACTCTACCTTAGGAAATAACGCTGTAGAACAAGTTCGGATATTTCACGATGTTATTCCTTTATCAGGACTTATTTTCACAAAAGTAGATGGTTCAGCCAAAGGTGGGACTCTTTTTCAGATAGCTAGGCAACTACAAATCCCTACAAAATTTATCGGTTATGGAGAGTCTCTTAAAGATCTTGAAGAATTTGACATAGATCTTTTTCTAGAGAAGCTGTTTGCAGGGACATAG
- a CDS encoding Bax inhibitor-1 family protein: MGLYDRDYIQDSRVQGTFASRVYGWMTAGLIVTSCVALSLYFSGLYRSLFSFWWVWCLATLGVSFFINAKIQTLSVSTMAGLFLLYSTLEGMFFGTLLPVYAAQYGGGVIWAAFGSAALVFGLAALYGAFTKSDLTRISKIITFALIGLLLVSLVFAVISIFVTMPLMYLLICYLGLVIFVGLTAVDAQAIRRISSNVGNNNALGYKLSLMLALKMYCNVIMVFWYLLQIFSSSGNRD, from the coding sequence ATGGGACTATATGATCGTGACTATATACAAGATTCTAGAGTGCAGGGGACCTTTGCTTCTAGAGTCTATGGTTGGATGACAGCAGGACTAATTGTGACGTCATGTGTTGCCTTGTCTCTGTATTTTTCTGGATTATACAGAAGTCTATTTTCTTTTTGGTGGGTGTGGTGTTTAGCGACTCTAGGCGTATCTTTTTTTATTAACGCTAAAATCCAAACGCTATCAGTTTCTACTATGGCAGGACTTTTCCTTCTCTATTCAACCTTAGAAGGAATGTTTTTTGGAACCCTACTCCCTGTTTATGCTGCTCAGTATGGGGGAGGAGTTATTTGGGCAGCTTTCGGATCAGCAGCTTTGGTCTTTGGTTTAGCCGCACTTTATGGTGCATTTACAAAAAGTGACCTCACTAGAATTAGTAAGATTATAACTTTCGCTTTAATAGGACTTTTATTAGTAAGTTTAGTATTTGCTGTGATCTCGATTTTTGTCACGATGCCCTTAATGTATTTGTTGATTTGTTATTTGGGACTAGTAATTTTTGTTGGATTAACAGCTGTTGATGCTCAAGCAATTCGGCGCATTTCTTCTAACGTAGGTAACAATAACGCTTTAGGCTACAAGCTTTCTTTGATGCTTGCTCTTAAAATGTACTGTAATGTGATCATGGTATTTTGGTATTTACTGCAGATTTTTTCATCTTCAGGAAACAGAGATTAA
- the sucD gene encoding succinate--CoA ligase subunit alpha encodes MFHSLSRSTPIITQGITGKSGSFHTEQCVAYGSNFVGGVTPGKGGTLWLDLPVYDSVLEAKDATGCRATMIFVPPPYAAEAILEAEDAGIELIVCITEGIPTRDMLEVARVMKNSSSKLIGPNCPGIIKPGECKIGIMPGYIHMPGNVGVVSRSGTLTYEAVWQLTQIKIGQSICVGIGGDPLNGMSFINVFEELEQDPYTELILMIGEIGGSAEEEVAAWIQSQCTKPVVAFIAGVTAPQGKRMGHAGAIISGGSGDARSKMQVLRECGVTVIDSPAHIGKTVDAILRTQEL; translated from the coding sequence ATGTTTCATTCATTAAGTAGAAGTACTCCCATTATTACACAAGGAATTACAGGAAAATCCGGTTCATTTCATACTGAGCAGTGCGTGGCCTATGGTTCTAACTTTGTAGGTGGCGTTACTCCAGGGAAGGGAGGAACCTTATGGTTAGACCTTCCAGTTTATGATTCTGTACTTGAGGCAAAGGACGCTACAGGTTGTCGTGCTACAATGATTTTTGTCCCCCCTCCTTATGCTGCTGAAGCAATCCTTGAAGCTGAAGACGCTGGTATCGAACTCATTGTCTGTATTACTGAAGGTATTCCTACACGAGATATGCTCGAAGTAGCTAGAGTTATGAAAAATAGTTCCTCAAAACTTATTGGACCTAATTGTCCAGGAATTATTAAACCAGGGGAATGTAAAATTGGTATTATGCCAGGATATATCCATATGCCTGGCAATGTTGGAGTTGTTTCTAGATCAGGAACTTTGACATACGAAGCTGTTTGGCAGCTTACTCAAATCAAAATCGGCCAGAGTATTTGTGTAGGTATTGGCGGTGATCCACTAAATGGAATGTCGTTTATCAACGTCTTCGAAGAATTAGAACAAGACCCTTACACAGAATTGATTTTGATGATAGGGGAAATTGGTGGTAGTGCTGAAGAAGAAGTGGCAGCTTGGATTCAATCCCAATGTACAAAGCCTGTTGTTGCCTTTATTGCAGGTGTCACAGCTCCCCAAGGGAAACGCATGGGTCATGCTGGGGCTATTATTTCTGGAGGTTCCGGAGATGCTAGAAGTAAAATGCAGGTTTTACGTGAATGTGGTGTGACCGTTATTGATTCTCCCGCACATATTGGAAAAACTGTAGACGCTATATTGCGAACGCAGGAACTCTGA
- a CDS encoding aromatic amino acid transport family protein, translating to MTNKVLGGSLLIAGSAIGAGVLAVPVLTAHGGFFPATFLYIVLWLFSMATGLCFLEVMTWMKESKNQVNMLSMAESILGHVGKISICLVYLFLFYSLLIAYFCEGGNILCRIFNCQNLGIPWIRHLGPLGFALLMGPIIMGGTKVVDYCNRFFVFGLALAFGIFCVLGLLKIQPSFLLRSSWLVTMNAFPVFFLAFGFQSIIPTLYYYMDKKVKDVKKAIIIGTLIPLLLYVLWEAVVLGAVSLPILAQAKIGGYTAVEALKQAHHSFGFYVAGELFGFFALVSSFVGVALGVMDFLADGLRWNKKSHPFSIFFLTFIIPLAWAICYPEIVLTCLKYAGGFGAAIIIGLFPTVIVWKGRYGKQKHKEKQLVPGGRFTLFLMFLMIVINVVSLYYGF from the coding sequence ATGACAAATAAAGTTCTAGGTGGATCTTTGCTTATCGCAGGTTCTGCAATTGGTGCGGGTGTTTTAGCAGTTCCTGTACTCACCGCGCACGGTGGTTTTTTCCCTGCAACTTTTCTATATATTGTTTTATGGCTTTTTTCTATGGCTACTGGTCTTTGCTTTCTCGAGGTGATGACCTGGATGAAAGAATCTAAGAATCAGGTGAACATGCTCTCTATGGCAGAATCTATTCTAGGTCATGTAGGCAAAATTTCTATATGTCTTGTCTACTTATTTTTGTTTTATTCCCTACTTATTGCATATTTCTGTGAGGGAGGAAACATCTTATGTCGAATTTTCAATTGTCAAAATTTAGGAATTCCATGGATTCGTCACCTTGGACCTTTAGGTTTTGCGCTTTTAATGGGTCCTATCATTATGGGGGGGACTAAAGTCGTTGATTACTGTAACCGATTTTTTGTATTCGGCTTAGCTTTAGCTTTTGGAATTTTTTGTGTTCTCGGTTTATTGAAAATACAACCCAGCTTTTTACTTCGCTCATCATGGCTAGTTACAATGAATGCATTTCCCGTATTCTTTCTTGCTTTTGGGTTTCAAAGTATTATCCCTACGTTATATTACTACATGGATAAAAAGGTTAAGGATGTTAAAAAGGCTATTATCATAGGAACACTTATTCCTCTTCTTCTCTATGTTTTATGGGAGGCTGTAGTTTTAGGCGCAGTCTCTCTTCCTATTCTTGCTCAGGCAAAAATCGGTGGGTATACTGCTGTAGAAGCTCTCAAGCAGGCGCATCATTCCTTTGGATTTTACGTTGCTGGTGAGCTTTTTGGATTTTTTGCTTTAGTTTCCTCTTTTGTGGGGGTCGCGCTTGGTGTAATGGACTTTCTTGCTGATGGTTTAAGATGGAACAAAAAATCACATCCATTTTCAATTTTCTTTTTAACATTCATTATTCCACTCGCTTGGGCTATTTGTTATCCTGAGATTGTTTTAACATGTCTTAAGTATGCTGGAGGCTTTGGGGCTGCAATCATTATCGGACTATTCCCAACAGTAATTGTATGGAAAGGACGCTATGGCAAGCAAAAGCACAAAGAGAAACAATTAGTTCCAGGAGGCAGGTTTACTTTATTTTTAATGTTCTTGATGATAGTAATAAATGTAGTTAGCCTTTATTATGGGTTTTAA
- the glmS gene encoding glutamine--fructose-6-phosphate transaminase (isomerizing), with protein MCGIIGYLGDQDGVTLVLEGLAKLEYRGYDSAGLAAVVPQGLFIKKTLGPVKELADSLRDQEIDSSLVIGHTRWATHGVPTEINAHPHTDQDGLCAVVHNGIIENFKELRQELTLQGVLFVSDTDSEIIAQLFALYYKDSHDLIRSFCQTLLRLRGSVGCALVHKDHPDLLLCASQESPLILGLGKQETFIASDSRAFVKYTRHSQILASGEFAIIAQGKKPEVYNLELKKISKDVRQITCNDDPSNKSGYSYFMLKEIYDQPEVLEGLIQKHMDEEGYILPEFISDLPIKNFKEITIVACGSSYHAGYLAKYVIESLVSIPVHVEVASEFRYRRPYIGKDTLGILISQSGETADTLSALKELRRRNVRSLLGICNVPESAIALGVDHCLFLEAGIEIGVASTKAFTSQLLLLILFGLKLASLHGALTHQEQRSFGQGLQSLPDLCRKLLANDALHSWAQGYVGEDKFLFLGRRLMYPIVMEAALKLKEIAYIEANAYPGGEMKHGPIALISRGTPVVAFCGDDIVYEKMIGNMMEVKARHAHVIAIAPEARKDVAAVSDQQIYIPNSHFLAAPVLYTIAGQVMAYAMGLAKGTNIDCPRNLAKSVTVE; from the coding sequence ATGTGCGGGATAATTGGATATTTGGGAGACCAAGATGGTGTAACTCTTGTTTTAGAAGGCTTGGCAAAATTAGAATATCGTGGTTATGATTCCGCGGGTCTTGCTGCTGTAGTGCCCCAGGGGCTTTTTATCAAAAAGACTCTGGGTCCTGTTAAAGAACTAGCGGATTCTTTAAGAGACCAAGAGATTGACTCTTCATTAGTCATTGGCCATACTCGCTGGGCAACTCATGGAGTGCCTACAGAGATAAATGCTCATCCTCATACTGATCAAGATGGGTTGTGTGCTGTAGTCCATAATGGGATTATAGAAAATTTTAAAGAATTAAGACAGGAACTGACTTTGCAAGGAGTTTTGTTTGTTTCTGATACTGATTCTGAAATCATTGCTCAGCTCTTTGCTTTATACTATAAAGATTCCCATGATCTTATACGCAGCTTTTGTCAGACTTTACTTCGATTGCGAGGTAGCGTAGGCTGTGCGTTAGTTCATAAAGATCATCCGGATCTCCTTCTCTGCGCATCTCAAGAGAGCCCCTTAATTCTTGGTTTAGGAAAACAAGAAACTTTTATTGCTTCGGACTCCAGGGCTTTTGTTAAATATACGCGGCATTCTCAAATTTTAGCTTCTGGAGAGTTTGCTATAATTGCTCAGGGTAAGAAACCCGAGGTTTATAATTTAGAACTTAAAAAAATCTCGAAAGACGTACGACAAATTACTTGTAATGACGATCCTTCAAATAAAAGTGGTTATAGTTATTTTATGCTTAAGGAGATCTATGATCAGCCTGAGGTTTTGGAAGGCCTGATTCAAAAACATATGGATGAGGAGGGATATATTCTACCAGAATTTATATCTGATCTTCCTATTAAGAATTTTAAAGAAATTACTATTGTTGCTTGTGGTTCTTCATATCATGCCGGTTATCTTGCTAAATATGTGATAGAGTCTTTAGTTTCTATACCTGTACATGTTGAAGTTGCTTCTGAATTTCGCTACCGACGTCCCTATATAGGCAAAGATACTTTAGGCATTTTGATCAGTCAGTCAGGAGAAACAGCTGATACATTGTCTGCTTTGAAAGAATTACGCAGAAGAAACGTAAGAAGTCTTTTAGGAATTTGTAATGTCCCTGAATCAGCGATTGCTCTTGGTGTGGACCATTGTTTGTTTTTAGAAGCAGGCATTGAAATTGGCGTGGCCTCTACAAAGGCATTTACTTCGCAGCTCTTATTATTGATATTGTTTGGATTGAAATTAGCAAGTCTACATGGCGCTTTGACTCATCAAGAGCAACGTTCTTTTGGACAGGGATTGCAGAGCCTACCAGATTTATGTCGAAAGCTTCTTGCTAACGATGCTCTGCATTCTTGGGCCCAAGGTTATGTGGGTGAAGATAAATTCCTGTTTTTAGGACGTAGGCTGATGTATCCCATTGTTATGGAGGCTGCTTTGAAACTCAAAGAAATTGCTTATATTGAAGCAAATGCATATCCTGGTGGAGAAATGAAACACGGACCTATAGCTTTGATTAGTAGAGGTACTCCGGTGGTTGCATTTTGTGGTGATGATATTGTCTATGAAAAAATGATTGGCAATATGATGGAGGTCAAAGCACGTCATGCTCATGTCATTGCTATTGCTCCCGAAGCTCGTAAAGATGTTGCCGCTGTTTCTGATCAGCAGATCTATATACCAAATAGTCATTTTCTCGCTGCTCCTGTGTTATACACCATAGCTGGTCAAGTGATGGCATATGCCATGGGTTTAGCAAAAGGAACAAATATAGACTGTCCCAGGAATCTTGCTAAGTCAGTGACCGTAGAATAA